In one window of Paraflavitalea soli DNA:
- a CDS encoding inorganic phosphate transporter — MTFLVVIIILALVFDYINGFHDAANSIATIVSTKVLTPFQAVIWAAVFNFAAFFIAKYWIGEFKIGMSFAKSINEHFITLPVIFSALVAAIAWNLLTWWFGIPSSSSHTLLGGFMGAALAHVGALSQDGFTVINYKVVLPIFLFIFGAPLIGMIVALIITLIIVNLCRRANPYKAESWFRRLQLVSSALFSLGHGSNDAQKVLGLIAAAMVANGSLDSVKNVPDWVPLACFTAIGLGTMSGGWKIVKTMGSRITKVTPLEGVAAETAGAATLFLTEHLGIPVSTTHTIAGAIMGVGATKRLSAVRWGVTINLLWAWILTIPVSALLAAIVYYIVKLFV; from the coding sequence ATGACTTTCCTGGTTGTTATCATCATACTGGCCCTGGTATTTGATTATATCAATGGATTTCATGATGCCGCCAATTCCATTGCCACTATTGTTTCTACCAAAGTACTTACCCCCTTCCAGGCCGTAATTTGGGCAGCCGTATTCAACTTTGCAGCTTTCTTCATCGCCAAATACTGGATCGGAGAGTTTAAGATAGGCATGTCCTTTGCCAAATCCATTAACGAACACTTCATCACCCTGCCCGTGATCTTTTCGGCCCTGGTTGCCGCCATTGCCTGGAACCTGCTCACCTGGTGGTTTGGTATACCTTCTTCTTCCTCCCATACCCTGCTGGGTGGCTTTATGGGAGCGGCATTGGCCCACGTGGGTGCACTTTCTCAGGATGGTTTTACCGTAATTAATTATAAAGTGGTGTTGCCCATCTTCCTGTTCATATTTGGCGCCCCCCTTATCGGTATGATCGTTGCCCTTATCATCACCCTTATTATTGTCAATCTCTGCCGCAGGGCCAATCCATATAAGGCCGAGAGCTGGTTCCGCCGCCTGCAGCTTGTATCTTCTGCTCTGTTCAGCTTAGGGCATGGTAGCAATGACGCCCAAAAAGTATTGGGCCTGATTGCTGCTGCCATGGTGGCCAACGGCAGCCTCGACAGCGTAAAAAATGTACCCGATTGGGTGCCACTGGCCTGTTTTACCGCCATTGGCCTGGGTACCATGAGCGGTGGCTGGAAGATCGTAAAGACCATGGGCTCCCGCATCACTAAGGTAACCCCCCTGGAAGGCGTGGCTGCTGAAACCGCCGGTGCTGCTACCCTCTTCTTAACAGAACACCTCGGTATACCAGTAAGTACCACCCACACCATTGCCGGCGCCATTATGGGTGTAGGCGCTACCAAACGTTTATCAGCCGTTCGCTGGGGTGTTACCATCAACCTCCTGTGGGCCTGGATACTCACCATTCCCGTGAGCGCCCTCCTGGCAGCCATCGTGTACTACATCGTAAAATTATTTGTGTAG
- a CDS encoding porin, which yields MMDTTTDVGRGLLSIYKKFDRIQISGYLQPQFQVASKKGAESFNGGNFAPQSNNRFSLRRGRLRFDYVRLNDHDQPSVHLVFQVDGTERGLFVRDFWGRYFENKWQLFSFTAGLFARPFGYEVNLGSPDRESPERGRMSQLLMRTERDLGVMASFEPRRKNHPLRYFKLDIGAFNGQGLSGPGEYDSYKDIIGRLSLKPYPVTERLSVSAGVSLLQGGFIQNTKYVYTTSNNNGKKEFVVDSSEDNLYSEAPREYRGVDMQWKLKHAWGATELRGEYWWGTQTATANDTETPGLLLTTPYYIRKFNGAFFYFLQNIVNKKHQLGVKYDWYDPNTEVKGKEIGAAGNNITAANIRYDTWSFGYNYYIDEHLKLMLWYDIVKNESTSLPAYLSNKSTNVFTCRLQFRF from the coding sequence ATGATGGACACTACAACGGATGTTGGGAGGGGGCTGCTGTCCATCTATAAAAAGTTTGACCGGATCCAGATAAGCGGGTATTTACAACCGCAGTTCCAGGTGGCCAGCAAAAAGGGGGCGGAAAGTTTTAATGGAGGCAATTTTGCTCCGCAATCGAATAACCGTTTTAGTTTGCGCCGGGGGCGGTTGCGGTTTGACTATGTGCGGCTGAACGATCATGATCAGCCATCGGTTCACCTGGTGTTCCAGGTGGATGGTACGGAGCGGGGGCTTTTTGTGCGTGATTTCTGGGGCCGTTATTTTGAAAATAAATGGCAGTTGTTTTCTTTCACTGCTGGTTTGTTTGCCAGGCCCTTTGGTTATGAGGTGAACCTGGGCTCTCCGGATCGCGAATCTCCGGAACGCGGGCGTATGTCGCAGCTGTTGATGAGAACGGAACGTGACCTGGGAGTTATGGCGAGTTTTGAACCCAGGCGGAAAAATCACCCATTGCGCTATTTTAAATTGGATATCGGCGCCTTCAATGGTCAGGGATTATCGGGACCTGGTGAATACGACAGTTATAAGGACATCATTGGCCGGCTTTCGCTGAAGCCGTATCCTGTAACGGAAAGATTATCGGTATCTGCGGGTGTGTCGTTGCTGCAAGGCGGGTTTATCCAGAACACCAAATATGTATATACGACCAGTAATAACAATGGGAAGAAGGAGTTTGTGGTAGATTCTTCAGAAGACAACCTGTACAGTGAAGCACCGCGGGAATACCGGGGCGTAGATATGCAGTGGAAACTTAAACATGCCTGGGGGGCTACTGAGCTGCGTGGTGAATATTGGTGGGGCACGCAAACAGCCACGGCCAATGATACAGAAACGCCTGGCTTGCTCCTTACTACACCTTATTATATAAGGAAGTTTAACGGAGCCTTCTTTTATTTCTTGCAGAACATTGTGAATAAGAAACACCAGCTAGGTGTTAAGTATGATTGGTATGATCCGAATACGGAAGTAAAAGGAAAGGAAATCGGAGCGGCAGGTAATAATATTACCGCTGCCAATATACGGTATGATACCTGGAGCTTTGGCTACAACTATTATATAGATGAGCACCTTAAACTGATGTTGTGGTATGATATTGTAAAGAATGAATCTACTTCCTTGCCTGCCTATTTATCCAACAAAAGCACGAATGTTTTTACCTGCCGGTTACAATTCAGGTTTTAA
- a CDS encoding DUF47 domain-containing protein → MKIFMPKDKIFYTLFEQVAVTVAQMGSLMKDVVTEPDYDKRAAIIAQIEDMEHVNDDYTHKIFTELGRNFITPFDREDIHYLATALDDICDYIFASAKKINFYKVNPNDQGIQKMADLIEQASEQIKNAVFELRNMRNMRAITDALVKVNSIENQADDIFDMSIDRLFETEPDAKEVIKKREIYQVMEIVTDKCEDAGNVIESIIIKYA, encoded by the coding sequence ATGAAGATTTTCATGCCAAAGGACAAGATCTTCTATACACTGTTCGAACAGGTTGCTGTAACAGTGGCACAGATGGGCAGTTTAATGAAAGACGTAGTAACAGAACCGGATTATGATAAAAGGGCGGCCATCATTGCCCAGATCGAGGACATGGAGCACGTGAACGATGATTACACCCACAAGATATTTACTGAGTTGGGCCGTAACTTCATCACCCCCTTCGACCGGGAAGACATTCATTACCTGGCCACCGCTCTCGATGATATTTGCGATTATATCTTCGCTTCTGCCAAAAAGATCAACTTTTATAAGGTAAATCCCAATGATCAGGGCATCCAGAAAATGGCCGACCTGATCGAACAAGCCTCAGAACAGATCAAAAATGCTGTATTTGAGCTGCGCAACATGCGCAACATGCGGGCCATTACAGATGCCCTGGTGAAGGTAAACAGTATTGAAAATCAAGCAGATGACATCTTCGACATGAGCATTGACCGCCTGTTTGAAACCGAGCCCGATGCCAAAGAAGTGATCAAGAAACGGGAAATTTACCAGGTAATGGAGATCGTGACCGACAAATGTGAAGATGCAGGCAATGTGATCGAGTCCATTATTATCAAATACGCCTAA